ATTGAAGCTCTGACTGCAGATTCTCGGACCTGTTCGTATCGTTGCTCGGCCCACTCATACACTGAATTTTCTTCCCAGACCATTCCACCGGCAATCACGCCTCTATCGCTATACCCGAGAAGAGCAACGATAGGGCTCATTGCTTTCTCGTACTCAATAATCCATAATCCGTATGGAAGTGATACTGATGTCTCAAGTAGCTGAAATTGATTGGCAGATGCCAAATCAATAAGCGCAGACTGGACAGATGCAAACTCAGGAAACTGACATCTATTTGTATCCTCAATAATGACCTCAACCGCAATGTCGTTGTCAATTACATGATCACGAAGAAGGCTCACATACGGAACCTTCACCACTGGTGTAAATCCCATAACCGTTGATTTTGGCTGTAATCTCTTCGCTAGTGATTCAAGTACTTTCTCAGGAGCTTGTCGCTCAGGTAGCACAACCGTACATTCATCCAAATAATCCGGTTCAAGCTCAATTTCTTCAGGAATGTCCTCAAGCAACCCTGCTGCTCGCGCAAGTGTATTCGTCTTCTCTACGTATTCAGTGTGAAGATCTAGTCCGAGTTCACCAGCCATTGTTGATGTATATCCATTTTCTATCCGTTCGATCAATCCAATTTCTGCCAATTCATTAACTGCACGATTAATCGTTGATCGGGATACGTCCAGCTGTTCGTCTAGTTCCGGTTTCCAGAGTGGTTCATCATTAAGCACTTTAAGAACTGACCGACGCTTTGCGATTATCTCACGCATATCGCTACCAGTGTGGTCAGATGAGTCTTTGGAGTTATTCATGTCTGTAGGGAAGGAAACCTGACTGGATATCTGTCGAACATATTTCTCTGCAGGTTATATTCTGCGTTTGATGACTTATTTAATAACTTTCTATATATTAGATAATGAACATTTTTGATTGCATATATACTATAATGGATGTTTTATTGTGCAGGTCTCAGTGTAATTATGGATTAATCAGTGGTTTGATTTGGAGACAATCGCAAAAACACTCTCTTGATTTCAATAAATCTAACATAGATCCGCATGGACTTCGCGATAACCTTCTCAGATAACATTTACCGGTACGCTTGCTTTCCTGACAATTGTTTCTGTTACACTCCCCATTAAGATACGTTTAATTCCGGATAGTCCTCGAGTTCCAATAACCACCTGATCAATGTTACTTTCATCAATGTATGCTAAGATTTCTTCTTGTGGCCGGCCTTCCCTTGTCACGTACTGTAGGTCAACACTATTGTTGTGCTCAGCAACCCGGTCATGTACCTCCTGTTCGATCTGCTTACTGCGTTTCTTGGCGCGCTTTTTTGCGCCGGTTAATTCATATTCTCCTTCTAATGGGTTGACAACGTATAGGACAACAAGTGTATCGTCATTGTGTTCGTTGATTGCAAACTCAAATGCTTTCCAGGCATTTTCTGACCCGTCGACCGGTACAAGAACCCGATTATTCATACCTGTACTATCAGCGGTACTGATATGATACTTATGCCAATATATCGCAGATAATATTACTAAATTCCGGGGACAACAGGCATATACGGAGAACAGCCTTATACAGGATATCTGTTTGAAACTATGGAGTCGATGGAGTGAAGAGTATGAGTGAAATTTCTGCACGAGTATCGAATGTACTTACGACATATACAAAGAGTATAATTCTTGTTATATTGCTGTTTACCGTTGCAATCGGAGTTGGAGTGACGCAAGTTGAACAAGAATCTGATACAGAGCAGTTTGAGACTGAATCTCCTGCTGCGGAAGCACAGGAGTATATTGGTGCGAACTTTACAGCTGACACAGAAGGAAGTGTAGCACCTGTTCAGATAATTCAGCGCGGAGATAATGTTCTTACACAGGAGGCGTTGCTTGAATCACTTGCACTGCAGCAAGATATACGCGATAACGAGAAAATTAACGAAACTCTGATTACCAATAGTAATCAGCCATCCATCACTGGGTTTGCAAATGCAATTGCTGCTGCAGCAATAAATCAAGAACAACCTGCATTTGGTGCTTCACTGGAGACGCAGCGTGACGTAATTGATGAACTTGAAGATGATGAACTTGAAGACATTGTTACCCTTGTCTTGGATGAGGAGGACCGATTTGACGCGCTCAGCTTTATGCCGTCATCTTATACTCCCGGATCATCGAACGCTACGGCTGGCCTTACTATTGTCAGTCAAGAACTTGAAAATGATGTACAGGATCCAGATGCCTTTCCGGATGATCTGACAGAAGCACAACTCGAGATCCGAGAACTTACACAGGATCGAGACTCGGAATACTCGCTGTTTGGCTTTGGGATTCTTAACGACGAAATTGAGAATTCTCTTGCAGACAGTGGTGCAATTGTCGGTCCTTTAGCACTACTTTTCGTTGTCGTTGCATTGACGATTGCTTACCGCGATATCCTTGATATTACGCTTGGTGTCTTTGGGATACTTCTTGTTCTAGTTTGGACCTTTGGATTCATGGGGTGGGCAGGAATTGATTTCAATCAGCTACTGCTTTCTGTTCCAGTGTTGCTAATCGGGTTGTCAATTGACTATGCGATCCATGTATTCATGCGCTACCGGGAGCAGCGCGAAGCTGATGAAAGTGCTGATAATTTACGACGGCCAATGGCTGTGGCACTGGCCGGGGTAGGTGCTGCATTAGTCTGGGTGACAGCTACTGCTGCTCTTGGGTTCTTGGCAAACCTCACAAGCCCGGTCGGCCCACTACAAGACTTCGGTATTGTGAGTGCATTTGGTGTTTTTGCAGCATTGATTGTCTTCGGGGTGTTGACGCCGGCCTTGAAAATTGAGCTTGACGGTGCGCTTGAGGCGCGTGGTATTAACCGACAAAAGCAAGCCTTCGGGACAGGTGGATCCGCTTTCAGCCGTGTTTTGCAAATTGGTGTCACAACGGCTCGTCGCGTTCCACTTGCTGTTGTCGTCTTGGCTCTGATTCTGTCTGCCGGCGGTCTCTATGGTGCAACACAAGTCGATACGAGTTTCGATGAAACAGACTTCCTTGCTGACAGTCCGCCTGATTGGACAGAGAATCTTCCCGGACCGATGGCACCTGGTACCTACCAAGCAAGTGATGATCTGGACTTTATCGGCGAAAACTTCCAGCAAGATGATAACGAGGCGGAGATACTGATACGCGGCAATGTAACTGACGATCAGACGCTTCGCTGGCTTAATACTGCAAGTACAGATGCCAGAGAATTAGATACCGTGTTTGTCGGAGCAGATGGGTCACCTGACATTACGTCACCGCTTTCTCTCATGGAAGAGGCGGCGGCACAAGGAAGTGATAACGCAGATATTCCTGAAACAGAACGTGACGAAGCTGAAAATAACTACGTTGAATTCTGGAATCTATACGAGCAGTCTGTCGATAATGCCGGTGTTCCAGAAGAGAATGTTACTGCACTGTATAATCGTCTTCTAGTAGCGAACCCACAAGCAGCAGAGTACATTTATAACGATGGCGATGAATACCAAGCGGTTCGACTGCAGTTCGGTGTTGTTGGCGACGCCGGCATTGGAGCCATTGCTGATGATAACAGGGAGATTGCTTCGAATCTTGAAGATGAAAGTGATGGTGTACTCACAGCCTCTGCGGCTGGTGATCAAGTCATCTTTGATAATGTCCAGGAGGATCTGTTGGATACGGTCATTCAAGGACTGGTAATCACTCTTGTGTCTGTGTTCGTATTCTTGGCTATCGCATACCGCTTGACCGGCAGTCCAGCATCATTAGGAATTGTAACAATGATCCCGGTTGCATTAGCCGTGACATGGATACTTGGATCCATGTGGGTGCTTGATATTCCGTTTAATACGTTGACCGGTACGATCACGTCCCTAACAGTCGGGTTGGGTATTGCATACAGTATCCACATAAGCTCACGATATGAACTTGAACTTCGTCGACAAGGTGATATCTGGAATGCACTTGAGACAACCGTTACAGGCACAGGCGGAGCGTTACTTGGTAGTGCCGCGACAACTGTCGGTGGGTTTGGAACACTAGTCTTCGCAATTTTACCAATCCTTCGCCAGTTTGGAATTGTTACTGGACTAACAATAATATATGCATTCTTTGCGAGCGTACTTGTCCTACCAGCACTGCTGGTTCTTTGGACACAGTACATTGGATTCTCAGCCGATGATTCGTCATCAAGTGATTTGTCAAGGGACGATGACTCGTCAGGACCTGGCTCCCCGACTGATGCGCCAACCCCGGCGACCACTCAGAATCAAGATCAGGAGGCAAGAAGTTCACCTGTTGAAGGCGATGCCCAGAGCACCGCTGGAACTGGTAGTACTCGACCAAAGACTGCCCTCGCCCAGGATTTCACAACACAAGACGATCCACAAGCAAAGTCTGTTCCACCTAATACTTCATCTATTGAGAATCATGTACAAGAACGGTCTGAAGCTCCTTCCAACGTAAATTCAGCTAAACCGGATGCTACGTCAGAGAATTCACCTCCGTTTAACCAAACAGCAGACAGCTTGCACCACCAAGCTGATGTAGTAATCATTGAAGAGCCAGATCCTAATGTGGCTGTGGATCCTTCAGAAGCAACTGACCCGGGAACAACAAGTAGTGTAGAAGATGCAGATTCAGTACCAACCCGAGATCATGATGACGTAACGGTAATCAGAGACAGTACAGCTAACAACCAGTAGTAGCATATTCTATTTTTCTGTCAAAGCGCTTTGCCAGTCAAAATAGCTGTTTGCAGCAGATTCAAAAAATATGGTAAGACGGATTCTTCGCTCCACTGCTGGCGGGCCATCAGCCGTCTGGTCGGAAGAGTGTCAGTCAGTCCTTCTGACGTCCGAGGTAAGGACGCTGAGTTGACCGGGTTCATCAGTCCGTCCATCATAGTACTTCACGGAAAGGGATTCTATAAACGCCTACAGCACTGTATGTCAGGTTGTACCAAGACTAAGTTTAAATTCATAGCGACAATATCACATTCATGGCTTCTGTTGGAAACCAAGCTCCGGACTTTACCGCAACAATTGTTGCGGAGGAAGATGGTACAATGGTCCTCTCGGACCGTCTCTCGGATGAGGCTCCGATTGTACTCGTATTTTTCCCTGGCCCATTTACTCCTACGTGTACGGACGAATTGACCGCATTTCAGGATGACTTAGACACATATAATGAAATTGGTGCGACGATTTACGCCGTCCATACAGATACGCCGAAATCTCTTGAGGTATTTCGTGATCAGTCTGGTATTGAGTTTTCACTGCTCAGCGACACCGCACGAAATGTCGTAGACGCATACGATGTTCGATGTGATTTTGAACAGTACGGTTTGATCGGTGTTCCGGATCGTGCAGTCTTTGTTATTGACTCTACTGGAAAAATCACATACAAATGGATAGCCGACGATATTAGTCAAGAACCAGACTATGAGCTCATCAAGGAGGCGGTTAGAAATTCTATTTGATCAAACTGATGACTTTATTCTGAACTAAGCCACGTTTTCGTTTAGCTCTTACAGGCTACGTCCCCGTCCTCAAGGAGCGACCCGCATCAGCGGTGAGTGAGTAGGCAGGGTAGTTCACTATCTCTATCCGGTCGTTGAAGGGACCGTCAAAGAATGATTTGGAGCATCTGGCATACGGACAAGTGAGCGTATGGAAGCATACTCCATCATCAATATTATCCTTGAGTTGATATTATTCTACGCGTTCTGTTGAATTATCTGGAGAACAGACAGAGGATACACAAAGACAAATTATAGTAACCGGAAAAGTCTATACTCAATGATTTATGACTATATGTGATGTCAACCATTCAATTGAATAGTCTTTACTCAATCTTCACTGAGTTTATCAGTGTTGTCACGGAGCGACAGACCTACCGAAATCTCCTTTATCTCCTCATTACTAGCATCGTCGGTGGGATTTACTTTCTTGGGATATTCTTTGGCTTTACTGTTTCAGCTATTCTTGTGTTTGCACTGATCGGCATTCCGCTTTTTGCTGTGTTGATCATCGGTGCTCGTGGAGCAGCAGCGTTTGAGCAACGGTTGACAAACCGCCTCCTTGAGACAGAAATTCAATCACCAGATTCCGAGATCGATCCCCGAACAGAAGGCTTACGTCCTGCATTTCGTGAGCTATCTTGATACAGCGAGAGAACCCCGCCCTTCCCGTGAGCGACGAGTGTTGCGATGCTCAGTCGGAACCGAGGAGCGAACAGGGCAGGTGAATCGCGTACGCTCAGGGAAACTGCCAACACGTTCCTACTGACTGGATATTCAACATCTACTCATAATTAGTTACTACATTGTCATAGACTATGTATAGTGAATCTGGTCACGACACGTACTATTACAGCGACACTCACCAACGACCGTGAGGGTGTCGTGCGTGAGCTGGATTCACTCGGTCGTTCCGGCAGTAAAATCTGGAACGTTGCTCGGTGGACCATCAGCCGCATCTGGGATCACACGGGAGAAATCCCCGACGAAGGACCGCTCAAGTCCTACATGAAAACACAGGGCTACTGGAAAGACTTGAATGCCCAATCCAGTCAGGCAATCGTCGAAGAATTGTCTGGCGCTTTCCAGTCGTGGTTCCAACAGGACGATCCAGACGCGAATCCACCGGGCTACCGGAAACACGGTGATCAGCGACCACGTAGCACGATCACGTTCAAAGAAGACGGGTTCAAACTCGACACCAAACACCAGCAAGTCCGACTGTCGAAAGGCAAGAACCTGAAGGATGGATGGGCCGACTTCGTCCTCTGTGAATACGACACCGGCCCTGACGCAAGCTTGGCTGGTGTTGAAGATGTCCAGCAAGTCCGGGCAGTGTGGGCTGATGACCACTGGGAGTTGCACTTCGTGTGTAACGTTGCCATCAACGTCCCTGATCCCCCCGGCGAAAAGACGGCTGGTGTTGACCTCGGCATCTGTAATACAGCAGTAGTCTCAGTCGGTGACGAGACACTGCTGTATCCTGGTAACGCCCTGAAAGAAGACGTCCACTACTTCCGGCAGAAAGAGTACGACACTGAAGGTGAGAACGGTCCCTCACAGACCGCAGAGTGGGCACGAGCGAAAAAATCACGCCGCCAGACACATGTCCTGCACGCGGTATCGAAAGATATCGTCGACCAGTGTGCAGAGCGTGGTGTTGGCACGATCGCGGTCGGCCATCCAAAGAAGATCCGGGAGGATGAAGATTGGGGACGCCACGGTAACAAACGGCTGCACGACTGGGCGTTTGAGACGCTGATTGAGCAGGTCGAGTACAAAGCTGAAGAACGTGGAATCGACGTTGAACGAGTTGATGAGTCTGAGTTGGCAACGTCGATCAGCTGTTGTGAGTGTGGCACGAAAGCTGATTCACACCGAGTTGAGCGTGGGTTGTACGTCTGTTCGGCCTGTGGACTGGTCGCCAACAGTGATCTGAATGCGGCAGAGAACATGCGAGTGACGGTAACTCCGAATCCCTCACAGGATAGGAGTAACGGCTGTCTGGCCCAGCTATCGGTTCGCCTGTTCGATAAACAAACGGGGCGAGTAGCCCCACAAGAACAGGTGCGACCGTAACCCGGCAAATATCCCAACGCTGCGGTGCGGTTCGGGAAGCCTCGTCGTTCACGACGGGGAGGATGTCACAGATGGGCGTTCCACTTTTCCGCATAACCGGTTGAATCAATGAAGACTTTAAATTAGATGCATCCTATATATGTAGTTACAAACTAATGGAAGAGCTAGACGAAGTTCTGGATAAGTATGCAAATAGTCAGGACCTAATGGACCAGATTCGGTACGTTGCTGAAACACTAAGCCTCAATTTTGACAGATGGGAAGAACCGTATGTGAGTGGCCCTGGGCTGTATTTTCTGGTTATTGCTGAGACTGACTTTGAGTCATATACTGACGCACTTGGAGAGAATGTCTGGCCGGTTGACCGGTGTAAGGTCGTGTCTGATTCTGCCGAGAAATTTCGACAAGTTGCCAAAGATGTAGCATTCAGTAGAGATGGAGCGATCATCGTGACTGGAGACGGAACTATCCAGCGACAAATGGTCCGTGTCCGAAGTCCTAATGAAACCGAAGTTCCAGAGGTTGCTGATATTGACTACCCTGACTGGATGGGCACAAAGCATATGAGTGCACTAGAGACATCACTCCGCGATAATGTCTTGTGGGCAGTTACACTCAGTGAGGAGGATGGCCGTGTCACGAGCTATCTCAATGGTACGTATCAGGACTACCCCCGGGATGAGATCGGTGGCCGATGGCGACCACATGGATAGCCTATACTTTATGAGTTTAGTCACATAGCTGTACTTCAGTCTTCAGGAAGCAAACGACATCAGCTGTAAGTGAGCATGGTTGGTTGGCCATCTATTTATGCTAAATATATCACCGACTGACAGGCTCGTCAGACAATCCTGAAAGATAGCGAAGATGCTCTTCTTTGAGACGAGAGATTTCTTGGTTATCTTCACATACTCGCTGTATATTCTCAATTAACTGGTTTGATGCTAGTCTATCTGGAAGGGCCACGAATGTTGCTCCCATATCAAGTAATTCTTGGGCATTAACCGGATTATCTGCTTGTACGATAATATCCGTTTCTGCTGCATACTCGATAAGGGATCTAGAGAGCGGATCGTAATCAACTGTCGAGACAACGAGGTTTGCTTGTGATACGCGTGCTTTCTCCATTGGATATGATGCCATCGCGTCACCAAACACGTAGTTTTGACAGTCTGACTCGAGTGCTTTGCGTTGTACTGGATCATTTTCGACAACAACATATGGCTCATTTAGTGCTTCAAGTCGTCGTACAAGCTGCCGTGCCTTTTGACTGTATCCAATAATTACGGTATGATCCTCGAGTGTCTTATCGACAGAACTGTGTTCATCTACCTGTCGAGTTCGATGCTCATTTATTATATACGTGCTAATTATACTATATAGCGTCTCCTCGTAGCGACGAATGAGTGCAGTAGCTATCATCGTTATTGCTGCTGCCAAAATAATTGCATTGAATAAATCTTGAGCAATCGTCCCAAGCATCCATGCCTGAATGGCGATGATCAGTGCAAATTCGCTTGTTTGTGTTAGTGCTGAGCTTGCAAAGAATGATGTTCGTATGTCGTATCCCTCATATAGAAACGCAACAGTGTATATAGCGGGATTGACAAACAGGACAAGGGTAATCAAAACAGCAGTCAGCACAAGTGTTTCAATCGTCGGTAATTGCACCAGAGCACCGATTGTGACAAAGAAAACTGCAGCGAAGAAATCTTTAATTGAGTTGATTCCATTGCGAACTGTCAACGCTTCTTCACCTGTATCTCGAATTGCTAATCCGGCAGCAAAGGCTCCAACAACAATGGAAACATTCGTTATTTCAGCGGCGGCAATAAATGCAATCAGAATAGAAATACTTCCCATTAATACAAGCTCATCCGATCCACCAGCGATCCGAACAAGGATTGGAAATCCGTAGCGATAGAAGACTATACCGGCAAGTAGCAATAGAACGCCAACCCCAATATTTGACGCGATTAACTGTGGATCTGTAAGTGTTTCTGCCGAGAGAATCAACACTAAGCCAATTGCAATAATGTCATCGAAGAAGTGTATTGAAGAAGACAGTCGCCCGTAGACAAGATTATTCTGGATTTCATTCGCGAGTATGCCTGATCCTACAATCGTTGAGCTAAGGATCGCAGCGGCGGCGAAATAAATCGCATTTCGACTGGGGTGTTCAAAGCCAAAGGACAAACTCAATCCATATCCAATGCTTGCGGCAATTACGCTTACGACAAGGAGTTGCGTAACCGCTGGAATCTCTACATCTCGGAATACCAACTGAATATCGCTTAAATCAATGCGAATTCCAAATACGAATACTAAAAATGCAATTCCCCATTGTGCAAGATCGATTATGTCATCTGGAGAAATGACTACCCCTGCGATGACACCAGCTATGATATAAAATGGAATAATTGGATAGCTAAACTGGTTAGCCAGTAGGAGCAGTGCACCTGCAGCAACGAATACGACAGATAGCGTAATAATGACTTCAGTCATTGTTCACCCCCCGATGTTTGTATATCAATATCGACCTCAGCGGCTGGGTAATCTTCATCTGTGTGCGTATCAACTTGCTGTTCAATCCATCTAATCTCCGTCTGAATTTGCTCTCTAAGCTTTGTCCTGTCTGTAACGTACATTTCGAGATAATCACTCAACTGATCGGCTGTTAAATGAGATGTTATCACAACATATGCTGCCCCTGCTTCATACAGTCGATGGGCGTCTTCGGCGTTTTCAGCTTCTGTGAATACAATCGTCTCATCGCTTGTTTCTGAGAGAAGAATCTCATTTACTTCCCGTTCCACACTTGAACTCAGCACGAAGTTAGCATTTTTCAGATTTGCTGCCTTGCGGACTTCTTTATGTTTGAAATCACCAAATATATGTTCGTATTGGTCTTGTTTCTGCAATTCTGAGCTGTGTTCTGTGTCTCTATCAATGACAACAACTGTGTCAAATTCCTCGTTAAGCACTGGAAGAGCTCGTTTCGTAACCTCGTCATAGCCAATGGAAACCACATGGTCGCCGTATTCAGACAACTCTTTGTCAGTCCCATTGTCTGAGGCAATTCGCTGAAACCATGGCTCAACACGCTCGTAGATCGTATGATTGTGGAGAATGACATATGTCGACACTGTCATCGTTAGCAGGGCCATCAGTGTGAGGTATCCAAGTACATCGGCTCCAATGTACTCTTGTTGGAAAGCAAGTGCTCCAACGACAAGTGAGAACTCACTTACTTGAACCATGTTGATTGAGCCAAGAAAAGATGTTTCGACGCTAAATCCTTCTCGATCAATCAGATAGAACATAATCCAGAAGTTTCCAATCATGAGGACAACAGACGCGATTATCGCTTCCTGCCAGTATGCAAGCAAACTTCCAAGACTTTCGATTTGAAGGCCGATCGACGCAAAGAACACAAGAATGAAGAAATCTGTAATCGGAGTAATACGGTCCTGTAATTCCTTGCTATATGGAAGTTGTGCAAGGCTGATTCCGGCGAGGAATGCTCCCACCTCAACGGAGAGGTCAAACAGTTCAGCGATTGCGATAAACAAAAATACCCAAGCAACTGCAACGATGAGAAAGACATCCTTGTTGTCTGCGATCCGTTTGAACAATCTTGGCAAAAGGTAGCGAGATGAAGCAATTGAGAAAATCCCAATAAAACTCATCATAACAAAGATAACAGCAAGTGTACTCGCAATTTCGCTGAGGTTGCCGAGTTGATCAGCACCGAATAAGGCAAGAACAACAACAAGATAGATATCTTGTACAATAAGCACCCCGACATCAATCTTGCCAGGGAGCGATGAAATTTCATCTTTATCAGTAAGTACCTTCACAATTATCGGAGTTGCACCGAACACAGTTGCTAAAGCAATGACTAGAATCTCTTGTGTAGCAAATCCAAGCAAGACTGCGACCAAGAGTGCTAATGCGGTTTGTAATATCGTCTGTCCGATTGCAATATTAGTAATTGGCCTTAGAATCTCGCGGATATCTTCAAGCCGCATTTTAAGCCCAAGCAGAAAGAGGAGGAACCCAAGCCCAAGCTCGGCCATATCATCAATCAGGCCTTCATCAGTGACGATGTCTAATGCTACTGGACCAAGTAGCACGCCTGTAATGATGTACGCCACGATGGTGGGTTGTCCGAATTGTCGTGCGAGTAACCCAACAAGAGTAGCCACAACGATAACGATAGCAAAATCAGCGGCAAGCGTGAAATCACCTAATGTACCAATCTCCTGAGCCCCGTCGAGAGAATATCCTTGAAGCATGTACAAAAAGCATTAACTATTAGCCAGTGAGTTTATTTGCTGCTTTTCTGTGGTCTGAGGAACAGCAAGAACCGGTGCAGGCGACTGTTGAAGAACCTGTTTTGCTGTATTCCGATTCAAAAGCCGTTCAACACCTGTCTGACTTCCGGTGTGTACAACTACCAGATCAATTTGTTGTATCTCAATATATCGGACAATCTCTTTGACAGGATATCCAGTAGAGACTGATCCGGTAATATCGTCGAATCCCCGTTTATTTGCCTGCTGGTAAACCTCCTGCATTGCCTCACAGTCAATATCTTCAAGATCGGTATTGAACACGGGAGGTCTGTCAAGTTTCTTAGGAACTGTATTATTTACATATAGTGCATGAAGCGTCGCATCATAGTTATCAGCAAGATTGACAGCAAGTGCAGCAGCTTCCTTTACGTGTCCAGTCCCATCGGTTGGTATCAACACTCGTTCCATCACAGACTCAACTATATTTTAGGGAAGCACACGTGTCATTCTTTCATTCACTTTCATTCTGGGTAAACTAGAACCCGAAAATAGGTAAAAAAACAGGTCTCATTGGATCTATTTACGGATACTAGTATTCAAACTCTGATAATAGCTCTAAAATAATGAAATATATTAAATATTTTGAGTCAACCACTGTCTGATGTTCACTAAGTGTTAAAAATAGATAGCGAGATGGATTTCTGTCCCACTCTGGGTGGAACCATCAGTCGTCTGGTCGGAAGAACGTCACTCAGTACGCTCTTAATTTAGGGCTAAGAATGTCAAGTGAACTGGATACACCAGTCCATCCATTCTGTCTCAAATTTGATCTGACTGACAGGCCATATGACAACCGCACCCATCCGGATCGGAGCTATCGGTCGTATTGTAGTACGGAGTACGCGATACAGGCCAGCCCAAATCCAATTAGCGCTGACTCAACTGTATAGAGAGCGAGAAGTTGCCCGTCCTTTAGTGGACCGGTATCAATCATTCCTGGGGCATAGAAGGCCTCTACGATTGTGCTGACGGTAATAAGTGCAAAGCCAAGCGT
This portion of the Salinarchaeum sp. IM2453 genome encodes:
- a CDS encoding cation:proton antiporter, giving the protein MTEVIITLSVVFVAAGALLLLANQFSYPIIPFYIIAGVIAGVVISPDDIIDLAQWGIAFLVFVFGIRIDLSDIQLVFRDVEIPAVTQLLVVSVIAASIGYGLSLSFGFEHPSRNAIYFAAAAILSSTIVGSGILANEIQNNLVYGRLSSSIHFFDDIIAIGLVLILSAETLTDPQLIASNIGVGVLLLLAGIVFYRYGFPILVRIAGGSDELVLMGSISILIAFIAAAEITNVSIVVGAFAAGLAIRDTGEEALTVRNGINSIKDFFAAVFFVTIGALVQLPTIETLVLTAVLITLVLFVNPAIYTVAFLYEGYDIRTSFFASSALTQTSEFALIIAIQAWMLGTIAQDLFNAIILAAAITMIATALIRRYEETLYSIISTYIINEHRTRQVDEHSSVDKTLEDHTVIIGYSQKARQLVRRLEALNEPYVVVENDPVQRKALESDCQNYVFGDAMASYPMEKARVSQANLVVSTVDYDPLSRSLIEYAAETDIIVQADNPVNAQELLDMGATFVALPDRLASNQLIENIQRVCEDNQEISRLKEEHLRYLSGLSDEPVSR
- a CDS encoding cation:proton antiporter, which produces MLQGYSLDGAQEIGTLGDFTLAADFAIVIVVATLVGLLARQFGQPTIVAYIITGVLLGPVALDIVTDEGLIDDMAELGLGFLLFLLGLKMRLEDIREILRPITNIAIGQTILQTALALLVAVLLGFATQEILVIALATVFGATPIIVKVLTDKDEISSLPGKIDVGVLIVQDIYLVVVLALFGADQLGNLSEIASTLAVIFVMMSFIGIFSIASSRYLLPRLFKRIADNKDVFLIVAVAWVFLFIAIAELFDLSVEVGAFLAGISLAQLPYSKELQDRITPITDFFILVFFASIGLQIESLGSLLAYWQEAIIASVVLMIGNFWIMFYLIDREGFSVETSFLGSINMVQVSEFSLVVGALAFQQEYIGADVLGYLTLMALLTMTVSTYVILHNHTIYERVEPWFQRIASDNGTDKELSEYGDHVVSIGYDEVTKRALPVLNEEFDTVVVIDRDTEHSSELQKQDQYEHIFGDFKHKEVRKAANLKNANFVLSSSVEREVNEILLSETSDETIVFTEAENAEDAHRLYEAGAAYVVITSHLTADQLSDYLEMYVTDRTKLREQIQTEIRWIEQQVDTHTDEDYPAAEVDIDIQTSGGEQ
- a CDS encoding universal stress protein, producing the protein MERVLIPTDGTGHVKEAAALAVNLADNYDATLHALYVNNTVPKKLDRPPVFNTDLEDIDCEAMQEVYQQANKRGFDDITGSVSTGYPVKEIVRYIEIQQIDLVVVHTGSQTGVERLLNRNTAKQVLQQSPAPVLAVPQTTEKQQINSLANS